The DNA sequence GGCGGATTGCTCGATGGAATGTCGGTCAGGGATTGGCTTAGCCCCATCAAAGAATCCGGGTCGGGTCTCCGGCAGAATTACTACAAATTTGCCCTCTATTCCTTCGGAGGGATCATGGCGTTCCAATTTTTCCTCCTGCTCTTCCGCCTCATCGGTCCCAACAAATTGGTCTGGTATGTCCTCGGAAGGTATCACGAGCCGCAGATCGAGGAACGCATCTTCATGTTTATGGATATCCGGTCTTCGACGACTATCGCCGAGAGATTGGGTGCCTTGAAGTGGCACGAATTCCTCAATGATTTCTTTTTCGACATCGCAGGGCCAGTCAGGCGCTACAAAGGGGAAATCTACCAATACGTTGGAGATGAGGTCGTCATCAGTTGGCCCAAGGAGGTAGGCATACGCAACCTCAATGCCATCAAATGCTTCTTCGGGCTCTATGAAAAACTGGGGTCTAAGGGCCATGAATATTTGGACAAATACGGCTATGAACCCGTATTCAAGTCCGGATATCATGTGGGCGAAGTCATCGTCGGGGAAATCGGCGATTACAAGCGAGAAATCGTCTTTCACGGAGATACCGTCAACACGGCCTCGCGCATCCAACAGGAGTGCAATACCTACAATCGAAGACTGCTGCTTTCCTATGATTTGCTCAAATTGCTGAATCTGGGGGACGAGTTCACCTCCGAATACCTCACCGAAATCCGACTTAGAGGAAAGGAAACTGACATTGCCTTGTACAGCCTCGATCCGGTAGAATCAGAATAATTGAATCCGCTACTTGGGCTGGTCAATCCAGTGATTATTCCAAAACAGAGTACGCGGAAAGTCATCTGACTCAATCCATCTCCACACATCCTTCCCTTGCTCGTGAATGAGCATTTCGTCGTAAATCACTTCCCCATAATCATGGTTGGTTCCCCAGCTGAATATCCGAACGGGTTCGTTGGGTTCAGGCACTTCGAATCTCAACGAAATCAGGGACCATTCTTCTGTCACCACCCTCGCTTGATCGCAAACCACGTATTTCTGTTCCCAAGCTTCCCGATCAGAATTCCAAGTTTCTACACCCAATCGGAGATACATATTGAGTGCATCTTGGGGCGCATTGTATCCCCAGACCGAGAGCTCGTAAGTTTTCCCAGCAGCAAAAGTGTATGGCTCAAATTCATGCAAAAGGTGCTTTCCGCTTTTGGGTAAATGCCAAGCCTGATCTCCCGCTTTTCGGGGAATGACTTCTGGAGTTGGCCCATCCAGATACCAAGAGGTGCCAGTGGAGTCTTGAGGCCAATCGGAGGTTCCATCCCAAATAGGCGCATCTTTGGCTTGTGCCCAGGTCCACCACTGATGGGATTGATTGGCAAAAAGGTCCTTGGGAGAAAGCGCGTAAGCTGCGAGTGTCTCGGTTTCATGCAACAGCTTGCCTTTCAACCGGAGGGACGTTTCGTGGAGCGAAAGGGGAATTTTGGCAAAAAGGACCAAAATGTCATGGTCTGCATCCAGTTGTTTCTCCAATTTCTTGGGGTACCAATCGGGAGCGATCAATTCCACCAATTGTCGGGTCTCGGCCATATCTGTTCGGGTCAGCATCCCCGTCATCAAGGGCAATCCTGAAGCTGCTGAAAAGGTAAATGAAGGCTGGATGATCCGCCAATCCATGGGAAGGTGAAATTGCTCAGATCCCATGAAGCAAAAAGGAAGTGGCAAGATGGCCTGAAAGGATTCCGCGTCAACGGCTTCATACACTTCTTGCCAATCCTCGGGCATCTGACTTGGCTCGAAGAATTGGGGGTTTCGATGATATTCAGCCACCAAGGGACGGTGCTGATCGATTCCTTCCCATAGCCAAATTCCCCCACTAAATACGATTCCCGCTAGCACCCAACGGCGCATGCTTTGAGATTCAGCCTGTACCCACCACGCTTGAAGCGAAAGCACTGCACCGGCTGTGAATGTGAAATAAAACATCCACGCAAATCTGCCGACCGCTCGAAACTGCTTGAACACTGGGAATACTTCTGCAAGCTTGGGGAATGAAGAGAACGGAAATCCAAAGGCAAAAATCAGCATGGGAAGGGCTGCTAGCAAGGAGAGCCCCCAAAGCTGATTGCTCGAAAGGGCCTGTATCCATGTAGGCCATTCCTTATGAGAAATTCGCCGGATAACTCCTGCAATCAGAAACCCTATCCAAAGTACAGCAGGTAATCCCACATAGTTGAGCGCTTCGGCCTTTTGGTGAATATCGACTACTTGATCCAGCAAGGGCCGCAAAGGAGCAGTGGTAGGGACAAAAATGTCGTCGAGTTCTGCGCGGAAGGAGAAAAGGCCGCTGGGATTGTCTGTTCGATCAGGATGGGTATCCACTAAGGCGATAGGGAGTCTAAAAAGCAAAATGGGAAGAAAAACGGCGATAGCAATTCCAGTTGCTCCTTTTTGCCATGAAACTTTGCGGAAAACGGTAGCCAAGCTAATCGCCACCAATTGGAACCCAACTCCCATCAAACCGGGATAGGGGTGAATGAAAAACAGGCAGAGGTTGGCCAAGGCCATTGTCGCGAGCCACCCCATCTTTCGTGGCGCCTTCCACCATTTGATCCATAACCACCATACCAAAGGAATCATCCACAAAAATGCCATAGCATAATGTCCGAACCCCAACCTCAGTGAAGGAGGTGAAAGGAGGATGATCCCCGGAGCAACCCAAGCTGCCAAATGTGGCCGGACATCCAATTCCACTAGAATCCGGAAGACTAACCACCCTCCGATCAAGATGGAGAGGATCATGGCAAGATTCAGTACAGGAATCGCCGAAGCTCCAGTGCCCGGAAACCAACTGTCCAATGCACGCATCATGAGTCCCATGAGTGGAATGCAGTCGGTATAGACGAAATGTTCACCGAAGGGATAAAGCATTCCTTCGAACTCCGTCCAAGATTCATTTTGCTGGATGTAGTACAGGTAGGTATAGGCATTCTTTAGCCCGTCCCCATGCGACATGAACAAATGGTTCCCCGGTTCGAGCAGGGCATGACCATATAATCCTAGCCATGCAGTCAGCATCACTCCCCAAAACAGGGCAGATGCGACCCAAGGCCGCTCAAACCAGGGCGTTTTCATGTGGTAGGAATTTCTTATTCAGGACGGAGCATTTCCATCTGGTTCATATTCACATAAAACCTAAATGGATAAGCCTCACCGTGATTGAATCGCTTGTGAACAGCAATTTTGGTCATCGGCACATACAGCGGCAGGATTGGCATATCCGCCAAGAGGATCTCTTGAATACGGTTTGCCATCTCTTTTCGGGCCGCTGGATCTCGCTCCACGCGAAGGGCATCGATCAATCCATCCGCCTCTTCATTGGCAAACCCAAAGAAGTTGTTCCCATTCAGCCAACTGTCAGAGTGGAAGAGCTGCTTGAAATCGTATGGCACAGATGCAGAGCTCGTAGCCATGAGTGCTGCAACGTAATCGTGAGTCAAAACAGCCCGCTGATATTGAGCCGGAGGTTGAGGTGTTGGGATGCATTCTACGCCAATCTGCTTCCAAGCATATTCAAGGCGAGCCACAAAATCTTCGTACAGCTGACCTTGAGGAGGATAAAGAAATTCGAAGGAAAGCGGAATAAGTTTTCCGTCTACCTCTTTCTCCCGGACTCCATCTCCATCCAGATCTTTCCAGCCAGCACTTTCAAGCAATTCCTTGGCTTTCTCCTGATCAAAGGCAACCAATTCCAAACCGTCGTGATAGTGCATGTTGAAATTGGGAACTGGTGAAGAGGTTCGCTGAGCCATACCTTCAAGGATTTCATCGATGATTTGATCCATAGGAAGGGCAAGCGCCATCGCATTCCGAACTGTTGGGTCGTCAAACAGCTTGTTTTGATTGACTCCGTCTGGCCGGTTGTTCAGGGCAATGAACACGAAACTCGGCCGAGGGGTCATGGAGAGATTATACAATGTATTCACCAAGGAATCTTCCAAAAGCGCTGCGTAGGAGGGAGGGATCAAGTGGGTGACTACATCCAGCTCCTCATTCTGAATTTTGACTTCCAAAGCAGCTTGATCAGAAACGATTTGAAAGAAAATGTGCTCAGGCTTCGTCGCATGGAACTTATCTGCGAGATTCTTCCCCCAGTATTTTTCATTTCTCTTCAGAACGATTTCTTGTCCCGGCGTCCAAGACTCAATGTAATATCCTCCAGAGCCAGCTTGGAAAACAGCTTCATCTGTTGAGCAAGCAGGTCCATTGAAGTATTCAGCGAACGCAATCAACTCGGGATCCTCGGAAAGAGATTCTGCACCTTCCTTGAGAGCAGGAATGCTGTAGTTGGCCAGTTTGTCTTCTGGGTCAAAGAATTTTTGGTCCAACACTACGAATTGGCTCCCGAAGTAATCATTGTTGAAATAGTAGTCCGTCATTGTGATCCGAAACTTCTTGGGGTTGTCGGAATCGATCGTCAAAGACTCGATGTATTCAAACAAATTTCGAGAAGCATCAGCTTGAGAAAGCGGACATAGGATGGCTTTGATGGAGAACTCAACATCTTTGGCAGTCACCGGTCTTCCATCATTCCAAGCGGCATCAGGATGAATCTCAAAGTCATAGCTCAATCCATCCTCCGATCTCGTAGGAAGAGCTACTGCCAAATCTGGCACAAATTCACCTGTAGCAATATCCAAGGAGATCAAGGATTCATATAAATACGAATTGATCTGGACCTTGGAAGATTGATAGGAATTGACGGGATGGAAAGTCTGGGGATCGGCCGGCAGACTGGATCGAACGTCAGCATTCAACGGACCGCTGTAGTACACCACCCCATCTTTGAAGAGGAAATCCCCTTGTTGCTCGACTGTGGTAGATCCCGGTGTACATGCCTGGCACAGCCAACCCAGACACAACATGAACAAGACCGCTCTGAGCTCCATAGATTTTCGTAATATTGAGTTCAATATTACAGAAAAACTGCCATTCATACATAGAATGCCAATTTCTTAGCAAGTTTTTCAAGCGCTCCTAATTTTACGCTTTCCCCCATGATCCAAGTAGCAGACTTGACCAAGGTATATGGCGAACAAACAGCCATCAATCGATTGAATTTCAGTATTGGAAAAGGCGAAATTGTCGGATTCCTTGGGCCAAACGGTGCTGGAAAAAGTACCACCATGAAGATCATGACCTGCTATTTACCGCCAACTTCTGGAACGGTAGAGATTGGAGATTTTAATATTGTCGACCATCCGCTTGAAATTCGGAAGCAGATCGGCTATCTCCCTGAGCACAATCCGCTCTATCTGGATATGTACGTCCATGAGTTTTTGACTTTTGCCGCCAACATTCACGGAATCAAGGGAAAGGAAGCCAAGCAGCGAGTAGCTGACGTCATCGAACGTACAGGACTTGGAAGAGAACAGCACAAAAAAATCGGAATGCTCTCCAAGGGATACCGTCAACGTGTGGGATTGAGTCAGGCAATGATTCACGATCCACAGGTATTGATTCTGGATGAGCCCACCACGGGACTCGATCCCAATCAGATCGTGGATATCCGAAATTTGATTAGGGAAATTGGTCAGGAAAAAACAGTCATATTTTCCTCCCACATTCTATCCGAGGTTGAATCTATCGCCAAACGAGTCATCATCATCAATCGCGGGGACATTATCGCAGATGAACCTACCGACAATTTGCGTTTGCTCGCCGAAGACCAAGCCGAGGTGAGATTCGAAGTAAAAGAAGCAGGATTCTCAACCGAGACCATTTCACAAGCTGAGGGAGTTCGAGAAGTGGAGCAAATCGGTGATCGTGAATTTTTGGTTAGATCGGCACCTGAAGTGGACATCCGCCCACTGGTATTCGAAGCCTGCGTAGCACAATCGCATATTCTATTGGGGATGAATCTCCAAAAACTGACATTGGAAGACGCATTCCGAAAATTGACCCAATAGATTAGGGAATCGACCGCCAATAGGTCCGTGCGTGAATAGAGATTTTGCTGTCGCTCTTTTTGATGGTGTGCAGGAAGGTCTCTGTGGATTCTTGTTCTGTCAAAATTTGAAGATGGTCTCCAAGGTCACTTTCTGTCTTGAAAATGAGGTCAATCTCCCCTATTTCATGCTTGGACAACCAATCTGCAGGAATGGAATCCCAAATCCAGTTGAGGTATGAACGGTTATTGGTGTGGCGATTGACGTCTACATCCAACCATTTCACTTCTGCTTGCAGAGAATGAGTGGCTTCTGACAGCGCGGGAATTCGACCTGTGGCCCGCTCTAAATGGGTACGATCATCAGGGAATTGAAGAATCGGTCCGAGACTTTCCTGTGGGGAAGTCATTTTACGAGTTTCCATATTGAGCACCAACCAAGTCGAAGTAGATTCCACAATACAGTTACCAGCCTCATCCCACATTCGATAATCTCGATATACAAAGGATCGGTTGGTACCCGAGGGCCAGGTTTCAACCTGTACCTTTTCCCCAAGTTCTGGAAGTCGGTGAATGGTGGTTTTCATTCGAGTCAACACCCAGGCAATTCCCCATGCATGCATTTGCTCGACAGAAGCCCCGAGAGATTTGGCACTTCCCCATGCAGAATCTTGTAGGATTCCCAATAGTCCTGAAATGGACAGCTGGTTGCGTTGATTGATTTCATGAACGCGAATCGGATAGGAATCAGAAAAAATCAGGGACATAGCTCAATTCGAAGTAAATGCAGATCGGGGGAAATAGAAAGAACTGCAAAGCTAGGAATCCCTGTATAAATGCAAAGCCGGAGTTCCTGAGTGGAATCCGGCTTTGGGGTGAATAGACCCTTTTTTCTTTTTCCATGGTCAGTGGAGGGAAAGATCTCCCAATCTTTCCGCCCAACTGCACATGCCCGTTTACTTAACGATTGACTTAGGCTTAGTTTTCCGTCTTGAAAACTATGAGAAATCTAACGAGCATATTGGAATTATCAGTTACGCAATTTCATTTCACATTACGCACTTTTTTGGATACTGGAATGATGAAAGATCAGGCTATCGCGCATAATGTCAACCATATCGGCAATTAGACCGCAAGAAAAAGGCCCAAATCCAAACAGTTCCTGCGATTATCTTTCATCCATATACTCGAATTGATTGGATCGTTTAGGATTTAACCATACAGTTAAACCAATTGATTTCTCAGTTCTCATACGATTCGCTCTCCCCTCCTCAAGAATTCCGATTGACCGATGACGAAGAAGCGTTTATTGCAACCGTTTGCATGTGAAAAATCATTCGGATCAACAAGAATTCCATGTTATTTGTTAATCAAGTTTTGGGTAATTGCTTGGAATTCTTAAGCATTCACCTATATATTGCGCC is a window from the Pontibacter sp. G13 genome containing:
- a CDS encoding ABC transporter substrate-binding protein; its protein translation is MELRAVLFMLCLGWLCQACTPGSTTVEQQGDFLFKDGVVYYSGPLNADVRSSLPADPQTFHPVNSYQSSKVQINSYLYESLISLDIATGEFVPDLAVALPTRSEDGLSYDFEIHPDAAWNDGRPVTAKDVEFSIKAILCPLSQADASRNLFEYIESLTIDSDNPKKFRITMTDYYFNNDYFGSQFVVLDQKFFDPEDKLANYSIPALKEGAESLSEDPELIAFAEYFNGPACSTDEAVFQAGSGGYYIESWTPGQEIVLKRNEKYWGKNLADKFHATKPEHIFFQIVSDQAALEVKIQNEELDVVTHLIPPSYAALLEDSLVNTLYNLSMTPRPSFVFIALNNRPDGVNQNKLFDDPTVRNAMALALPMDQIIDEILEGMAQRTSSPVPNFNMHYHDGLELVAFDQEKAKELLESAGWKDLDGDGVREKEVDGKLIPLSFEFLYPPQGQLYEDFVARLEYAWKQIGVECIPTPQPPAQYQRAVLTHDYVAALMATSSASVPYDFKQLFHSDSWLNGNNFFGFANEEADGLIDALRVERDPAARKEMANRIQEILLADMPILPLYVPMTKIAVHKRFNHGEAYPFRFYVNMNQMEMLRPE
- a CDS encoding adenylate/guanylate cyclase domain-containing protein; the protein is MNFRVLANMLQRGLFLAFAGLLYAWVDFDLQLNATIISALSGFLIGISTRFLDWVFIQTGLRRQKFLVVFGIRTITNVAVILTILTLVIWLYGGLLDGMSVRDWLSPIKESGSGLRQNYYKFALYSFGGIMAFQFFLLLFRLIGPNKLVWYVLGRYHEPQIEERIFMFMDIRSSTTIAERLGALKWHEFLNDFFFDIAGPVRRYKGEIYQYVGDEVVISWPKEVGIRNLNAIKCFFGLYEKLGSKGHEYLDKYGYEPVFKSGYHVGEVIVGEIGDYKREIVFHGDTVNTASRIQQECNTYNRRLLLSYDLLKLLNLGDEFTSEYLTEIRLRGKETDIALYSLDPVESE
- a CDS encoding acyl-ACP thioesterase domain-containing protein, with the protein product MSLIFSDSYPIRVHEINQRNQLSISGLLGILQDSAWGSAKSLGASVEQMHAWGIAWVLTRMKTTIHRLPELGEKVQVETWPSGTNRSFVYRDYRMWDEAGNCIVESTSTWLVLNMETRKMTSPQESLGPILQFPDDRTHLERATGRIPALSEATHSLQAEVKWLDVDVNRHTNNRSYLNWIWDSIPADWLSKHEIGEIDLIFKTESDLGDHLQILTEQESTETFLHTIKKSDSKISIHARTYWRSIP
- the gldA gene encoding gliding motility-associated ABC transporter ATP-binding subunit GldA is translated as MIQVADLTKVYGEQTAINRLNFSIGKGEIVGFLGPNGAGKSTTMKIMTCYLPPTSGTVEIGDFNIVDHPLEIRKQIGYLPEHNPLYLDMYVHEFLTFAANIHGIKGKEAKQRVADVIERTGLGREQHKKIGMLSKGYRQRVGLSQAMIHDPQVLILDEPTTGLDPNQIVDIRNLIREIGQEKTVIFSSHILSEVESIAKRVIIINRGDIIADEPTDNLRLLAEDQAEVRFEVKEAGFSTETISQAEGVREVEQIGDREFLVRSAPEVDIRPLVFEACVAQSHILLGMNLQKLTLEDAFRKLTQ